The region TCCTGGATATGGCGGATTTCCTGGATGAGGTCACAGGCCAGATATACGGCGTTGACCGCGGTCGGGGCAAGGGCGGAATGAGCTTCACTGCCGATGCAGGTGGCCTTTAACGCCGTCTTGCCTTTGTGACCTGTCGCAACCGCCATATGGGTCGGCTCACCCACGATGCAGAAGGCTGTCCGGACCGGGGCGTCGCCAAGCATGGAGATGAGTGAACGCACCCCGATACAGCCAATTTCCTCATCAAAGGAAAACGCCAGATGGAGCGGTGTTGCGAGCGATCTGGTCGTGGCATGGCAGAACGCACTAAGTGATGATGCAATAAACCCCTTCATGTCGGCGGTGCCGCGGCCATATAGGCGGCCATCTTCTTCGGTGCATTCGAAGGGCGGTTTTGTCCAGTCCTGGCCATCGACCGGCACTACATCCGTATGTCCGGACAGCATGACGCCGGCAACTCCCTCGGGCCCGGTGGAGGCGAAAAGGTTGGCCTTGGTGCCGTCTTCGTTCTCGATGATGATCGGCTCAACACCATGCCGGCGAAGCAATGCCGCCACCCATTCGATCAATTGCCTGTTGCTGTCGCGGCTGACGGTGGGAAATCCGATCAGATGGTGAAGCGCTTCAGTCGTGGTGATCATGCGGAAACGCTACTGGCGATATGACGGGTGAAATCCCAGATCGTCCCTTCGAGATCGGCAGGGCCAAGAGGTGCCATCGGCCGGTAGGCGGTGCCGGTGCTTTTCTGCATGATTTCAAGCACGGCCTTGTCTTCGGCGTTGAATTCATGGGCAAGGGAAATGTAGTCCCTGGTGGCCTGAAGATCATCCGCGCCGTCCTGAACCAGCACCCCCATCCTGATATTGACGCTTTCGGGCGTGTCCGGAAGGAGGATGAGGAAAATGGCGCAGTTCGGGCCCACCGTGATGACAAAATTCGGGTAGACGGAGAACAGCACCGATGATCGTCTTTCCTTGGCGGTCAGGCCTTCGGGATAGGGTTTCCGCTGCGGGAAACTGTCATCGTAATTGGACCGGTAGGCGGTGTATCTAGATCCGTTGCCGAGCTTTTCGCAAAGCCGTGTCGGGGTGATGTGATCGAGGGTTTCGGCGTGTGTCACGGAAAGATGATAGCCTTCCATGAAGTTTTCAACGAGCGACTTCCAGTTGGTCTGCCAGGTTTCAACCCAGGTTTCGGTGCTGTGGCGATCCTGGGGACGATAGTTTTCAAGAAAGGGCATCATGCCTGCCATCTCCGCACCAAGATCAGGGGCGTTGCCGTCGATATTGATGAAAATAAACCCAAGCCATTGATCCAGCCGGAATTCCGGCAAACTGCAGCCCGCAGCATCAAAATCCGGCACCTGATCCATGTAAGGGGCTTTGTTGAGGGACCCGTCGAGCGCATAGCTCCAGGCATGATAGGGGCAGGTCAGTACCGGCGCGCGTCCTTTGCCTTCGACCAGCTGCATTCCGCGGTGTCGGCAGAC is a window of Alphaproteobacteria bacterium LSUCC0684 DNA encoding:
- the argE gene encoding acetylornithine deacetylase, coding for MITTTEALHHLIGFPTVSRDSNRQLIEWVAALLRRHGVEPIIIENEDGTKANLFASTGPEGVAGVMLSGHTDVVPVDGQDWTKPPFECTEEDGRLYGRGTADMKGFIASSLSAFCHATTRSLATPLHLAFSFDEEIGCIGVRSLISMLGDAPVRTAFCIVGEPTHMAVATGHKGKTALKATCIGSEAHSALAPTAVNAVYLACDLIQEIRHIQEDLKLHGHRDDAYDIPYTTLHAGLINAGVALNIVPRHAEVAFEIRNLSSDSPDAILERLQHAIAPIIAVARKTAPAADIQIRITNTYPGLETPLESEIVSFVTGLTGSNKTIKVAFGTEGGLFQRDLGIPTVVCGPGSMEQGHKPDEFVSRDQLDACDDMLARLILRLEEGI
- a CDS encoding aromatic ring-hydroxylating dioxygenase subunit alpha; this translates as MPLDAEKTSLLQSIARDTSRAPHSMPGWYYADPDFFALEKQTVFRTGWVAAGHQSEITKPGEYFTLVIGDEPVVVLRDKDGKLRAFSNVCRHRGMQLVEGKGRAPVLTCPYHAWSYALDGSLNKAPYMDQVPDFDAAGCSLPEFRLDQWLGFIFINIDGNAPDLGAEMAGMMPFLENYRPQDRHSTETWVETWQTNWKSLVENFMEGYHLSVTHAETLDHITPTRLCEKLGNGSRYTAYRSNYDDSFPQRKPYPEGLTAKERRSSVLFSVYPNFVITVGPNCAIFLILLPDTPESVNIRMGVLVQDGADDLQATRDYISLAHEFNAEDKAVLEIMQKSTGTAYRPMAPLGPADLEGTIWDFTRHIASSVSA